The following nucleotide sequence is from Acyrthosiphon pisum isolate AL4f chromosome A2, pea_aphid_22Mar2018_4r6ur, whole genome shotgun sequence.
aatgttttgtataaaaatacttaacgtaggtatgtaaatacattattgttttgtaagtattttatttccatattttatgTTCGCATTAAGTGTtattatcatgatttttttGTCAATCAACATCAATCATAATTTCTTaggaaaaacattaattatcgTGTACCTctactacaaattacaaatttaaatttgccgTAACATAGCAACAATtagcaaacaaaaaaaaaatctaaatattaaaactccACTATGCCGTATACACCTTAactaaaaaatgaaacaaaCTGAAGTCATAGCGGTACTGTCGGTCGAGTCGGACGAAGTTCGATTCACAGTGGTATCGACCAGGGACGGCAGCGAAGTGGTCACATCTGCAGAGACGTTTCCGTTAATAACCGCACAGTCGAAAGACCGGAAAGGCGGCAGAAATGTTGAAAGCTCAGATCAGCAATCTGTGGCGGCGGTGTCATCATGCGTCGTGGGGACACCCACGCCGGCCACCGACGCGGTAACCGATGGGGGTGTGAGCTGTACTGCAGAGAAGGAGTCGCCGATGAGTCAGGGCAACGTAGAACAGGACCCGGACGTTGTTTGGGAAGCTGTGCTGCGGGTGATCGGCGACGCGTTGGACAAGATGTATCGGGACGGCATTCCGATCACGTACATTAAGTCAGTAGCCATCATCAACGAGATGGCCACGTTGGTAGCGTGGAACGCGGTCACTGGCAAAGCGGTGCACAACTTCATTCACTGGACGGACGTTCGGATGACCGAAGGCGGGACGGCCGCGGCCGTGAAATGGTTGCTCCAGCGGTCGTTGGCCGTGCGGTGCACCGCGGACGACTGCCGGTTTGGCCCACTAGACGCGTGGCTGACGTGGAAGCTGACGCGCGGCCACACTTACCAAACGGACGTGACGAACGCGTCGTACACTGGGCTGCTGGATCTGGCCACGCTGCGCTGGGACTTCGACGCCATGCGGTCCCACGGTCTGACACCCGCTGCTTGGCCCACGATCCGCAGGCTGGACAAACGCTCGGCGTCGGTGATCATTGATGGCCCCCTTTACGGGCTATCCATTCACGTGACGATGGCCCGTCCCAGCGCCATGCTATACGCACAGGCGTGCTACCGCCGCGGGCAGGTGGCCGTCACGCTGACAGACCGGACGGCTGTGGTGCTGGGCGCGTACGACCATGGCCCGCCAC
It contains:
- the LOC103309135 gene encoding uncharacterized protein LOC103309135 — encoded protein: MKQTEVIAVLSVESDEVRFTVVSTRDGSEVVTSAETFPLITAQSKDRKGGRNVESSDQQSVAAVSSCVVGTPTPATDAVTDGGVSCTAEKESPMSQGNVEQDPDVVWEAVLRVIGDALDKMYRDGIPITYIKSVAIINEMATLVAWNAVTGKAVHNFIHWTDVRMTEGGTAAAVKWLLQRSLAVRCTADDCRFGPLDAWLTWKLTRGHTYQTDVTNASYTGLLDLATLRWDFDAMRSHGLTPAAWPTIRRLDKRSASVIIDGPLYGLSIHVTMARPSAMLYAQACYRRGQVAVTLTDRTAVVLGAYDHGPPRLQPTLGPWPVVGYCEPNMADRKRPKIVYGLLAVSRASAVVCWLKNMGLTKSWDDCINTYALGRSTMTEHQAYMVPAFGGLPSAPYGRSDARPVVCGISGNTGRVHLIAAAVDSICHSVNDIVRCVVACSSSKRADPVYVDGQCAELGGLMQRLADVSGSRLAVKRLDMAVSGAARMAAAAINVDYADRLEAVDYEPTSTDGQRLAWDGQWAKAVRRSYGWVAVDGRELDDRYAEARADKQAGYFGVSQLANILRRVGFWYNRKVYDLLYALRNYLTHNTPPHAVNTDSSPGTHDTTSCKM